AACGATCTTTATCGTGGCGCCGATGCTCTCTCTTCCTTACGAGCTCAACAAGGAGATGGCTGTGGTGGACATGGATCTACCCGCCTACGAGGAGATAGCCGCCCTCTTTAACTCGATAGCCGCTTCCTTCGCAAAGAGCAAGGGAATGAAGGCCCAGCTTACCCCGGAGGAGAAGGACGCCCTGATTCACGGCGCTATGGGCCTGACCTTCGACGAGGCGAAAAACGCCTTCACAAAGGCGATGATGGGAAGGAAACTCTTGGATGTCTCGGCTTTGAAGGTGATCCTTCAGGAGAAGGAGCAGTTGATAAGGAAGACCGGAATACTGGAATTTGTGGCGGAAAAGCCGTCCATAGAGGATATCGGAGGGCTGGGAAACCTGAAGGACTGGCTCGCCGCAAGGACTAAAAGCCTATCGCCGGACGCCGCCAAATACGGCCTTACGCCCCCCAAGGGATTTCTCATGACCGGCATCTCCGGGTGCGGAAAGAGCCTCACCGTCCAGGCGGTCTCGTCCTATTGGAACCTGCCTCTCATCAGGCTCGACATGAACCGGGTCTACAGCGGGCTTATGGGTTCTCCCGAGGAGTCTCTAGCGGTGGCGTTGAAGATCGTGGAGGCGATGGCTCCCTGCGTCCTCTGGGTGGACGAGATAGAAAAGGGGATAGGCTCCTACAGCGGGGAGACGAGGGATATGAACGTCGGCCGAATCTTCGCAATGTTCCTCACATGGATGCAGGAGAAGAGGGGCTTTGTCTTCGTTGCCGCAACGGCTAACGAGATCGAGATGCTCCCCCCGGAGATATTGAGGAAGGGGCGTTTTGACGAGATATTCTTCGTCGATCTCCCCGGGGTAACGGAGAGGATGCAGATATTTAACGTACACCTGAAAAAGAGGAAGCAGGATCCGAGGAAATATAACCTCGAGGACCTGGCGAAGGCCACCGAAGGGTATGTGGGAGCGGAGATAGAACAGTGTGTAATCTCCGCCCTCTTCGAGGCCTTTCAGCAGAACAGGGAGCTCGTCATGGACGACCTTATGAAGGGGATCGGGAGGATGGTGCCCCTGTCTACGACGATGCAGGAGGATATCAAGCGGATCAAGAGGTGGGCGTTCAACAGGGCGGTCCTCGCCAGCAAGCCGGAGAAGTATCAGCCAAAGACGGTGGTGGAGGACAGAACCCCCAAGGTTCAGGAAGATATTATCAAGA
The DNA window shown above is from Candidatus Zymogenus saltonus and carries:
- a CDS encoding AAA family ATPase, which gives rise to MELQREKGKSVEIFRKLVSAKQSLIYVVTWEEGRLQLLLEKLAQTMFSTPVKFFTWESTNGLSLNGKGIEGTKDPISAIDRAIGMQENAIFLFKDLHRDMENNYLLARKLRDAYDALAASYKTIFIVAPMLSLPYELNKEMAVVDMDLPAYEEIAALFNSIAASFAKSKGMKAQLTPEEKDALIHGAMGLTFDEAKNAFTKAMMGRKLLDVSALKVILQEKEQLIRKTGILEFVAEKPSIEDIGGLGNLKDWLAARTKSLSPDAAKYGLTPPKGFLMTGISGCGKSLTVQAVSSYWNLPLIRLDMNRVYSGLMGSPEESLAVALKIVEAMAPCVLWVDEIEKGIGSYSGETRDMNVGRIFAMFLTWMQEKRGFVFVAATANEIEMLPPEILRKGRFDEIFFVDLPGVTERMQIFNVHLKKRKQDPRKYNLEDLAKATEGYVGAEIEQCVISALFEAFQQNRELVMDDLMKGIGRMVPLSTTMQEDIKRIKRWAFNRAVLASKPEKYQPKTVVEDRTPKVQEDIIKTSYKKSDI